The sequence AGTACGGCCGGATGATAGCACCGCTGCGCGCAATAGCCTGACATAAGCCGTCTTTAAGGGTGCCGTTACGTAGTCCCCCAGTGACCAGATCACAGACCTCTTGCCAGGTTTCCGGCGGATGTTTCGCCCCGATCGCATGGTCAGCCAAAACCACGGCACGATGTTCATCCATGGATAAGAAAATCAATATGCCAGTGGAGCGTTTGGTGCGACCTATACCCTCATTGTAGAACTCAGCTTTAGCACGCTGCCACACGAGGCGGTCAATCTCGGGATTGGGGGTAATCAGGCGAATCACAAAACCCGTAGTCCCTAGCCACAACCCAAGCCATGCTAGCGCCGTTGCAAGGGCAGCCAACAGGAGCCAGTGATGTTGCGAACCCACAATCAGGGCGACTGGAGCCGCCAAAAGCCAGAGACTTAGGACACACAAGGAGCCGCCGTGACTAACGGGAACCGATCTCCGTACAATGAAGGGTACAATTTCTCCATCGGTGTCCGCTTCTGCCTGATGGATAGCACGAACCACTTGGTCGATGTCATCATGCACAAGTTTTGATTTCAGCCACTTGGGAATGCTTGGGACTGCATTTGTTACCATCGCCCGGACGCACCTCCACCAGAGAACCCACCGCCACCGCCTGAAAATCCTCCACCACCAAAACCACCGCCTCCCGAAAAGCCACCGCCTCCAAAGCCACCGCCGCCCCAGGAGGTGGGACCTGAGCGTCTATATCCAGAGCGCAAACCACCACCCGGACCACCGCCACTGAGGGAACGCAGCCAAATAAATACGAAAATGACGAGCCAAATCAAAAATGGCATCGACCACCCACGACGAGACGCGTCGGGTTGCGGCTCCCCGCCAAACACGAAGTCTGGATCGGTGTACTGGAGTATGGCACCAACACCAGCAATCACACCGCCATCGATATCAGATGCCCGAAACCTGGGGACTATGACGCGATCGATAATGCGGCGT is a genomic window of Deltaproteobacteria bacterium containing:
- a CDS encoding TPM domain-containing protein, encoding MRAWFFSIMVTMFSQVADASPDFVVPPLTGPVVDTAHLLEPQSETFLSQRLRALREQGGSQIVVLTVDELHGLPIEQASIQVTDAWKLGSATKDNGILLLIAAKERAVRIEVGQGLEGQLTDAYSRRIIDRVIVPRFRASDIDGGVIAGVGAILQYTDPDFVFGGEPQPDASRRGWSMPFLIWLVIFVFIWLRSLSGGGPGGGLRSGYRRSGPTSWGGGGFGGGGFSGGGGFGGGGFSGGGGGFSGGGASGRW